In a single window of the Candidatus Cloacimonadota bacterium genome:
- a CDS encoding nucleotidyltransferase domain-containing protein — MITEKQINEIVKRIVENYFPERIILFGSYAYGSPTKDSDLDLLIVKESNIPIHKRGREVRKYLRGLKVPMDIIIRTPAEFETYKDIIGTIIYPANKFGKVIYES; from the coding sequence ATGATTACGGAAAAACAAATAAATGAGATTGTTAAGAGGATTGTAGAAAACTATTTTCCAGAAAGAATTATTCTTTTTGGTTCTTATGCTTATGGCAGCCCTACAAAAGATAGTGACCTTGACTTATTAATAGTAAAAGAGAGTAATATTCCAATCCATAAAAGAGGTAGAGAAGTAAGAAAATATTTGCGAGGTTTAAAAGTTCCAATGGATATTATTATAAGAACTCCTGCAGAATTTGAGACATATAAAGATATTATTGGGACTATTATTTATCCGGCAAATAAATTTGGGAAAGTCATTTATGAATCGTGA
- a CDS encoding HEPN domain-containing protein yields MNQKKLELIKYRLEQAESSLKDAEFLLENKRGSFSIINRCYYAIFYSVLALLVDKQFVGSKHSGVISFFDKEFVNKGIFHKKFSKIFHKAFDMRGKSDYKEFVEYSYEKIEPLLSQAKEFVSEVKKFLMKGYQ; encoded by the coding sequence ATGAATCAAAAAAAACTTGAATTGATAAAATATCGATTAGAACAAGCAGAATCCAGCCTAAAAGATGCAGAATTCCTTCTTGAGAATAAAAGGGGCAGCTTCTCTATCATAAATAGATGCTATTATGCAATATTCTACTCTGTCTTAGCATTGTTAGTTGATAAACAATTTGTAGGCTCAAAACATAGCGGTGTTATCTCATTCTTTGATAAAGAGTTTGTAAATAAGGGTATATTCCACAAGAAGTTCTCCAAAATATTTCATAAAGCTTTTGATATGAGGGGTAAAAGCGATTATAAAGAATTCGTGGAATATTCTTATGAAAAAATAGAACCTTTACTATCACAAGCAAAAGAATTTGTTAGTGAAGTAAAAAAGTTTCTAATGAAAGGTTACCAATGA
- a CDS encoding nucleotidyltransferase domain-containing protein — MDKRSLEIARQLKIEIEKDLNVTDMRIFGSRARDDFEEDSDLDVYIELENNSSEIEDKIFHIVWKIGFENELVITTIIFTRDELENGPMKFSPIYRNIMREGVTV, encoded by the coding sequence ATGGATAAAAGAAGTTTAGAAATTGCTCGTCAGCTTAAAATAGAAATTGAAAAAGACCTAAATGTAACTGATATGCGCATCTTTGGCTCTCGTGCCAGAGATGATTTTGAGGAGGACTCTGACCTGGATGTTTATATAGAATTGGAAAATAATAGCTCTGAAATTGAAGATAAAATTTTCCATATAGTTTGGAAAATTGGCTTTGAAAATGAATTAGTTATCACAACGATTATTTTCACCAGAGATGAGCTTGAGAATGGGCCTATGAAATTTTCCCCAATATATAGAAATATCATGCGAGAAGGTGTGACTGTATGA